One window from the genome of Paenibacillus azoreducens encodes:
- a CDS encoding ethanolamine ammonia-lyase subunit EutB, whose product MILKTKLFGRVYQFKTLMEVMAKANEEKSGDTLAGLGAASSEERVAAKVVLSQIKLSDLRNNPAVPYEEDEVTRIIQDAVNERIYSEIQNWTVEELREWILNENTTEGDIKRISRALTAEMIAAVAKIMTNLDLIYGAKKIRVTAHANTTIGRPGTLSARLQPNHPTDDPDGIMASLMEGLTFGIGDAVLGLNPVDDSVESVTRVLKRFEEFRQKWEIPTQTCVLAHVTTQMEAVKRGAPTGLIFQSIAGSQKGNEAFGFNAATIEEAQQLVLQQGQVVGPNVMYFETGQGSELSSEAHHGIDQVTMEARCYGFAKRYNPFLVNTVVGFIGPEYLYDAKQVIRAGLEDHFMGKLTGISMGCDACYTNHMKADQNDLENLAVLLSTAGCNFFMGIPHGDDVMLNYQTTGYHETATLRELLGLRPIREFEQWMEKMGFIENGKLTKKAGDASVFLK is encoded by the coding sequence GTGATTTTAAAAACGAAACTGTTTGGCCGAGTCTATCAATTCAAAACGCTCATGGAAGTGATGGCAAAAGCCAACGAAGAAAAATCGGGGGATACGCTGGCCGGATTGGGAGCTGCTTCGTCAGAAGAACGCGTAGCCGCCAAGGTGGTTCTTTCCCAGATCAAATTGTCGGACCTGCGCAATAATCCGGCGGTTCCATACGAAGAGGACGAAGTAACCCGCATCATTCAGGATGCCGTGAACGAGCGCATTTACAGTGAAATTCAGAACTGGACCGTAGAAGAGCTGCGGGAGTGGATTTTGAACGAGAATACAACGGAAGGCGACATCAAGCGCATCTCCCGTGCACTGACAGCGGAAATGATCGCTGCGGTTGCGAAAATCATGACGAATCTTGACCTGATTTACGGGGCCAAGAAAATCCGGGTTACGGCGCATGCCAATACGACGATCGGGCGTCCGGGCACGCTATCGGCACGGCTGCAGCCGAATCACCCAACGGATGATCCCGACGGTATCATGGCTTCTCTGATGGAAGGCTTGACTTTCGGGATCGGGGATGCAGTGCTTGGCCTCAACCCGGTCGACGACTCCGTGGAAAGCGTGACGCGTGTCTTGAAACGGTTCGAGGAGTTCCGGCAGAAGTGGGAAATTCCTACGCAAACCTGCGTGCTCGCTCACGTTACCACCCAGATGGAAGCTGTTAAGCGCGGTGCGCCAACAGGACTTATTTTCCAATCGATCGCAGGTTCGCAGAAAGGGAATGAAGCGTTTGGTTTCAATGCGGCCACGATCGAAGAAGCACAGCAGCTTGTGCTGCAACAAGGCCAGGTCGTTGGGCCGAACGTCATGTATTTCGAAACGGGGCAAGGTTCCGAGCTATCTTCGGAAGCCCATCACGGCATCGACCAGGTGACGATGGAAGCGCGCTGCTACGGCTTCGCGAAGCGGTACAATCCGTTCCTCGTCAATACTGTCGTCGGATTCATCGGACCTGAATATTTGTACGATGCGAAGCAAGTTATCCGTGCCGGCCTCGAAGATCACTTCATGGGCAAGCTGACAGGCATCTCGATGGGTTGTGACGCTTGTTATACGAACCATATGAAGGCGGATCAGAATGATTTGGAAAATCTGGCGGTTCTTCTGTCTACTGCAGGCTGCAACTTCTTCATGGGCATCCCGCATGGCGACGATGTCATGCTCAACTATCAAACGACCGGATATCATGAAACGGCAACGCTGCGCGAATTGCTGGGCTTGCGTCCAATTCGGGAGTTCGAACAGTGGATGGAGAAAATGGGCTTTATCGAAAACGGCAAACTGACCAAAAAAGCCGGGGACGCGTCAGTATTTCTCAAGTAA
- a CDS encoding BMC domain-containing protein, which produces MANANALGMVETKGLVGAIEAADAMVKAANVTLIGKEQIGAGLVTVMVRGDVGAVKAATDAGAAAAERVGELLSVHVIPRPHAEVDAILPKTKAE; this is translated from the coding sequence ATGGCAAACGCAAACGCATTGGGAATGGTAGAAACGAAAGGTTTGGTAGGAGCAATCGAAGCGGCAGACGCAATGGTGAAAGCAGCGAATGTTACGTTGATCGGCAAAGAGCAAATCGGTGCAGGTCTCGTAACGGTTATGGTTCGCGGCGATGTGGGCGCAGTCAAGGCAGCAACCGACGCAGGCGCAGCAGCGGCAGAACGTGTTGGCGAATTGCTGTCGGTGCACGTGATTCCAAGACCGCATGCCGAAGTGGACGCAATCCTGCCGAAGACAAAGGCAGAATAA
- a CDS encoding sensor histidine kinase, whose amino-acid sequence MIDFKERIRQLCSLHTGLSDGDIARICEIAESFEMTEVEDDVFIDVLSCVANEAVVVYHRSPCQGRSVYQFPVTGERALRENEPGVLRTLETGIMSQGLVANTQENHLVRQTVYPIKNQSGVIAVLIYEKDIRDNIQAHFNMQRTSLVDGEMSSMLAAMLQFKDSIINQLEDAVLVFDKYGFLKLKNERADVYYRQLGYLEDIQGLHYDNLSLDQTMFSEVMSQHSSSPCCPLTVEVKAAGRYYQVKRLFIEEKDLCVGVILHDMTEIKNKEAEIVSKSVAIREIHHRVKNNLQMVASLLRIQGRQCKSPEAKKCLDDSVSRVLAIAATHELLSTEIQAEVDLMDVIRLIASNIERCFVDCHAIKMEIASEQSICLDSDRTVTVALIVSELLHNSYEHAFGNCSEGKITVKTKVEGGLVTVVVADDGAGFIALEASHKSLGLSIVRSYVKDKLKGKLSIVSGDTGTTVTFTFKK is encoded by the coding sequence ATGATTGATTTCAAAGAGCGGATCAGGCAGTTGTGCAGCCTTCATACCGGATTGTCGGATGGGGATATAGCCCGGATCTGCGAAATAGCGGAGTCATTTGAAATGACCGAGGTGGAAGATGATGTGTTCATCGACGTTTTGTCCTGCGTGGCGAACGAAGCCGTCGTAGTCTATCATCGCAGCCCGTGCCAAGGCAGATCGGTGTATCAGTTTCCGGTAACGGGAGAAAGGGCGCTGCGCGAGAATGAACCTGGCGTTCTGCGGACGCTGGAAACAGGCATTATGTCGCAAGGGCTCGTTGCTAATACTCAGGAGAACCATCTGGTTAGGCAAACGGTATATCCTATTAAAAATCAATCAGGTGTCATTGCCGTCCTGATCTATGAAAAAGATATCAGGGACAATATACAAGCCCACTTCAATATGCAGCGGACGTCATTGGTGGATGGGGAAATGTCTTCCATGCTGGCGGCAATGCTGCAGTTCAAGGATTCGATTATCAATCAATTGGAGGACGCCGTTCTGGTGTTCGACAAATATGGATTTTTGAAATTGAAAAATGAACGGGCGGATGTATATTACAGGCAACTCGGTTATTTGGAAGATATCCAAGGTCTGCATTACGATAATTTGTCGCTTGATCAGACAATGTTCTCCGAGGTCATGAGTCAGCATTCATCCTCGCCATGTTGTCCGCTTACGGTGGAAGTGAAAGCCGCCGGACGTTACTATCAGGTGAAACGCTTGTTCATTGAGGAAAAGGATTTATGCGTAGGCGTTATTTTGCATGACATGACCGAGATTAAAAACAAGGAAGCGGAGATCGTTTCCAAATCGGTTGCCATCCGCGAAATTCATCACCGGGTAAAAAATAATTTGCAGATGGTAGCGTCTTTGCTGCGTATTCAGGGACGGCAGTGCAAAAGCCCCGAGGCAAAGAAATGCCTTGATGACAGCGTCAGCCGGGTACTCGCGATCGCGGCAACCCATGAATTGTTATCGACGGAGATCCAAGCGGAAGTGGATCTCATGGATGTGATCCGTTTGATTGCATCCAATATCGAGCGCTGTTTTGTTGATTGCCATGCCATCAAGATGGAAATCGCTTCGGAGCAAAGCATCTGCTTGGACAGCGATCGGACCGTAACCGTCGCATTAATTGTTAGCGAACTGCTGCATAACAGTTATGAGCATGCGTTTGGCAATTGTTCGGAGGGGAAAATCACCGTCAAGACAAAAGTTGAAGGCGGGCTGGTGACGGTCGTCGTAGCGGATGACGGAGCCGGGTTCATTGCCTTGGAAGCTTCGCATAAAAGCTTGGGGCTGTCGATTGTCCGCAGCTATGTCAAAGACAAGCTGAAAGGAAAGCTCTCGATCGTATCCGGCGACACGGGTACAACAGTGACTTTTACGTTCAAAAAATAA
- the eutC gene encoding ethanolamine ammonia-lyase subunit EutC: MNEKDLKSMIESILNEMVGNKAEQETATPAAAVAAGSPEHENNVEPKADAKEANVPEEVQVDDGECLDDITEINLRKLLLVPDPEDREGYMKMKAKTPARLGVWRAGPRYKTITSLRFRADHAAAQDAVFSYVSEDFVKEMNLVPIVTMCRDKDEYITRPDLGRQFSAETIEYIKQHTTKQAKVQIMVGDGLSSAAIEANLRDIIPSITQGLKMYGIDAGNILFVKHCRVPSMDVIGDVTEADVVCLLVGERPGLVTAESMSAYIAYKPTVGMPEARRTVISNIHSGGTPAVEAGAHIAELIKTMIDRKASGIDLKL; the protein is encoded by the coding sequence ATGAACGAAAAAGATCTGAAATCGATGATTGAATCGATTTTGAATGAGATGGTTGGAAACAAGGCAGAGCAAGAAACGGCGACGCCTGCAGCAGCAGTGGCAGCCGGATCACCGGAACATGAAAACAACGTGGAGCCGAAAGCAGATGCCAAAGAAGCGAATGTGCCTGAAGAGGTACAGGTTGACGACGGCGAATGCCTGGACGATATTACGGAAATTAACCTTCGCAAGCTGCTGCTTGTGCCTGATCCGGAGGACCGCGAAGGATATATGAAAATGAAAGCAAAGACACCAGCCCGTCTGGGCGTATGGCGTGCAGGCCCGCGGTATAAGACGATTACATCGCTGCGTTTCCGCGCTGACCATGCCGCAGCCCAAGATGCCGTATTCTCCTATGTATCCGAGGATTTTGTAAAGGAAATGAACCTTGTGCCGATTGTTACGATGTGCCGGGATAAAGACGAATACATTACGCGCCCGGACCTGGGACGCCAGTTCTCGGCAGAAACCATCGAGTACATTAAGCAGCATACAACCAAACAGGCAAAGGTACAAATTATGGTTGGGGATGGATTGAGTTCGGCAGCAATCGAAGCCAACTTGCGCGATATCATTCCTTCCATTACTCAAGGTCTCAAAATGTACGGGATTGACGCAGGCAATATTTTATTCGTCAAGCATTGCCGGGTTCCTTCGATGGACGTGATCGGCGATGTAACGGAAGCGGATGTCGTATGTCTGCTCGTCGGCGAGCGTCCTGGACTTGTGACGGCAGAGTCCATGAGCGCCTACATTGCCTATAAACCGACAGTAGGCATGCCCGAAGCAAGACGTACCGTTATCTCCAACATTCATTCCGGCGGTACGCCTGCGGTAGAAGCAGGGGCGCATATTGCCGAACTGATCAAGACAATGATTGACCGTAAAGCATCGGGGATCGACCTGAAATTATAG
- the eutL gene encoding ethanolamine utilization microcompartment protein EutL — MRNDPIHAQVLGVKLISNVSLDMANKLELKPHHKSLGIITADIDDVTYAALDEATKAAAVDVVYARSMYAGSANASTKLAGEVIGILAGPNPEEVRSGLNAVVDFIESGAYFVSANDDGSITYFAHCVSRTGSYLSETAGIQEGEALAYLIAPPLEAMYALDAALKAADVTIAAFFGPPSETNFAGGLLTGSQSACKAACDAFADAVQFVADNPTSY, encoded by the coding sequence ATGAGAAACGATCCGATTCATGCACAGGTGCTTGGCGTGAAGCTCATTTCCAACGTAAGCCTGGATATGGCAAACAAGCTTGAGTTGAAGCCGCACCATAAGAGTTTAGGTATCATTACTGCTGATATTGACGATGTAACTTATGCAGCCCTGGATGAAGCGACAAAAGCAGCCGCTGTAGATGTTGTGTATGCAAGAAGCATGTATGCCGGATCAGCCAATGCTTCGACGAAGCTGGCGGGCGAAGTCATCGGGATTTTGGCCGGGCCAAATCCGGAGGAAGTGCGGAGCGGATTAAATGCCGTCGTTGATTTTATCGAAAGCGGAGCTTATTTCGTTAGCGCAAACGACGATGGCAGCATCACTTATTTCGCTCATTGCGTATCCCGCACAGGCTCTTATTTATCCGAGACAGCAGGTATACAGGAAGGGGAGGCGCTGGCATACCTGATCGCTCCGCCGCTGGAAGCGATGTATGCCCTCGATGCTGCGCTGAAGGCCGCCGATGTTACGATTGCCGCCTTCTTCGGCCCGCCTTCCGAAACCAACTTTGCCGGCGGACTTCTGACAGGAAGCCAATCGGCCTGCAAAGCGGCATGCGATGCCTTTGCGGACGCTGTCCAGTTCGTCGCGGACAACCCGACGAGTTATTGA
- a CDS encoding cobalamin adenosyltransferase has product MAVITESELRKHFRYRNLKDVAVYEAAVGTILTPSAKSFLTDHQIELRYVKASETDKDTANDPVPASVPAQEPTPQKEVKLQITTNLDVEPATGGKKRFRTLYGGFLEAKPEHMTHLYGNMLVFKDHPRILFRGKLDSLETKILEAQISCFKLNMTKLVKDLEEILQFVRRIVRCEVLSESIEEFHLLGLNPKELREQSHFPKKYFGLEHFQPSYDMGEAVVVINALRTLTRETELLAYQAFKKEHGDAEREDIIRSLNRLSSLFWIIMFRIRVGEYN; this is encoded by the coding sequence ATGGCTGTGATTACGGAAAGCGAGCTGCGAAAGCATTTTCGATATCGGAATTTGAAGGATGTTGCGGTTTATGAGGCAGCTGTTGGAACAATACTGACACCATCGGCCAAAAGCTTTTTAACCGATCATCAGATTGAACTGCGGTATGTGAAAGCTTCCGAGACGGATAAGGATACAGCGAATGATCCGGTACCGGCATCGGTACCAGCGCAAGAACCGACGCCGCAAAAGGAAGTTAAGCTTCAAATTACGACCAACCTTGATGTTGAACCGGCAACCGGCGGGAAAAAGCGATTTCGGACGCTGTACGGCGGATTTTTGGAAGCGAAGCCTGAGCATATGACTCATTTATATGGAAATATGCTTGTTTTTAAGGATCACCCACGGATATTATTCCGCGGCAAGCTGGACTCATTGGAAACGAAAATATTGGAAGCGCAAATCAGCTGCTTCAAGCTGAATATGACCAAGCTAGTCAAGGATTTGGAAGAGATTTTGCAATTCGTCAGGCGGATCGTACGGTGCGAAGTGCTGAGCGAAAGCATTGAGGAGTTTCATTTGCTTGGGCTGAATCCCAAGGAACTCAGGGAGCAATCCCATTTTCCCAAGAAATACTTTGGACTGGAACATTTTCAACCCAGCTATGATATGGGCGAAGCGGTTGTTGTCATAAATGCGTTGCGCACATTGACGAGGGAGACGGAACTGCTGGCTTATCAAGCCTTTAAGAAGGAACACGGAGATGCAGAGCGCGAAGATATCATTCGTTCACTGAACAGGCTGTCTTCCTTGTTCTGGATTATTATGTTCCGCATCCGTGTTGGAGAGTACAACTGA
- a CDS encoding acetaldehyde dehydrogenase (acetylating) — protein METLDKDLRSIQEVRDLIKKAKDAQVKLAAMTQEQIDAIVKAIADAGYENREKLAKMANEETGFGRWQDKIIKNAFASRQVYESIKDMKTVGILKDDKENKLMEVAVPVGVIAGLIPSTNPTSTVIYKTLIALKAGNSIVFSPHPNALKCILETVKVIGEAAVQAGCPEGAIGVMTVPTIQGTDQLMKHNDVALILATGGTAMVKAAYSSGTPAIGVGPGNGPAFIEKSANIPLAVKRIMDSKTFDNGTICASEQSVVVEACSKEAVVAEFKKQGAYFLSAEEAEQLGKFIMRANGTMNPQIVGRSVEHIAKLAKLNIPARARVLIAEETRVGRNVPYSREKLAPILAFYTEDSWEAACERCIEILNGEGAGHTMCIHSENEEIVRQFALKKPVSRLLVNTPGTLGGIGATTALAPALTLGCGAVGGSSTSDNISPLNLLNIRRVAYGLMEMEDLAEEKEESQPKTGCSLPQDKEQLIDMIVARILEKL, from the coding sequence ATGGAAACATTGGATAAAGACCTGAGATCCATTCAAGAAGTCCGTGATCTGATCAAGAAAGCCAAGGATGCGCAAGTTAAGCTCGCCGCCATGACGCAAGAGCAAATCGACGCGATCGTCAAGGCGATTGCCGATGCCGGTTACGAGAATCGCGAGAAGCTGGCGAAAATGGCTAATGAGGAAACAGGCTTCGGCCGTTGGCAGGACAAGATCATCAAAAATGCTTTTGCTTCACGGCAAGTTTACGAGTCCATCAAGGACATGAAAACTGTTGGCATTTTGAAAGATGACAAAGAGAACAAGTTGATGGAGGTAGCCGTTCCGGTCGGCGTCATCGCCGGTCTGATTCCGTCCACCAACCCGACTTCGACGGTGATATACAAAACGCTTATCGCGCTTAAAGCTGGAAACAGCATCGTATTCTCCCCGCATCCGAATGCGCTGAAATGCATTTTGGAAACGGTGAAGGTTATCGGCGAGGCCGCCGTACAAGCTGGATGTCCGGAAGGAGCCATCGGCGTCATGACGGTTCCGACAATTCAAGGAACGGATCAATTGATGAAGCATAACGATGTCGCCTTGATCCTTGCAACAGGCGGAACGGCGATGGTTAAGGCCGCATATTCGTCCGGTACGCCAGCTATTGGCGTCGGTCCGGGCAACGGCCCTGCTTTTATCGAGAAAAGCGCGAATATTCCGCTTGCCGTTAAACGCATTATGGACTCCAAAACTTTCGATAACGGCACGATCTGCGCATCGGAGCAATCCGTCGTCGTCGAAGCATGCAGCAAGGAAGCGGTTGTGGCCGAATTCAAAAAGCAAGGCGCTTATTTCCTTTCCGCAGAGGAAGCCGAACAGCTTGGCAAATTCATTATGCGGGCCAATGGCACCATGAACCCGCAAATCGTGGGTCGCAGCGTAGAGCATATCGCCAAGCTGGCAAAACTGAATATTCCTGCTAGAGCTCGCGTGCTGATCGCAGAAGAAACCCGCGTAGGACGCAATGTACCTTACTCGCGCGAGAAGCTGGCCCCAATTCTGGCCTTCTACACCGAAGACAGCTGGGAAGCTGCATGCGAACGCTGCATCGAAATTCTGAATGGAGAAGGCGCGGGCCATACGATGTGCATTCACTCCGAAAATGAAGAGATTGTACGACAGTTCGCCCTGAAAAAACCGGTATCCCGTTTGCTCGTCAATACGCCGGGCACGCTTGGCGGTATCGGCGCAACGACAGCACTTGCGCCGGCGCTTACGCTGGGATGCGGCGCGGTAGGCGGAAGCTCCACATCCGACAACATCAGCCCGCTGAATCTGCTCAACATCCGCAGAGTTGCTTATGGACTGATGGAGATGGAAGATTTGGCGGAGGAGAAGGAAGAATCGCAGCCGAAAACGGGATGCAGCCTTCCTCAAGACAAAGAGCAGCTTATCGACATGATTGTGGCACGCATTCTTGAAAAATTGTAA
- a CDS encoding BMC domain-containing protein, which translates to MRHSALGLVEVRGYLGAVAAADAALKAASVTCIGVEIIQGGLVTVKLDGDVGAVQAAVEAGAEMAKQLNVLLTRHVIARMHEETAAMVEGQDDADESPRQAVAIMDVQEQKPIAKTADDDAKQIAASDGAADEAIHQALKEAAASKDLVVSEGGASAEDLTAANAARPQVLKPNAANAAEAKPEQKPSSTERIQTQPEEKSASAFKETEAIKAAVNLVPERKDAVDKTTIPDKKQAETLKSKRNDSKPHVQKKQVSAAKSGKKSKKASS; encoded by the coding sequence ATGAGACATAGCGCATTAGGGCTAGTCGAGGTCAGAGGGTATTTGGGTGCAGTCGCCGCAGCGGATGCCGCTTTAAAGGCGGCAAGCGTTACCTGCATCGGCGTGGAGATCATTCAGGGCGGATTGGTGACAGTCAAGCTGGATGGTGATGTTGGAGCTGTGCAAGCCGCCGTTGAAGCGGGAGCGGAGATGGCAAAGCAATTAAATGTGCTGCTGACCCGCCATGTGATTGCCAGAATGCATGAGGAAACGGCAGCTATGGTCGAAGGACAAGATGATGCTGACGAAAGTCCGCGTCAAGCAGTCGCAATTATGGATGTACAGGAGCAGAAACCAATTGCGAAAACAGCTGACGACGATGCTAAACAAATCGCAGCGTCAGACGGCGCTGCCGATGAGGCCATACACCAGGCTTTGAAAGAAGCTGCTGCTTCTAAAGACTTGGTAGTATCCGAAGGAGGGGCAAGTGCTGAAGACCTCACAGCGGCAAATGCGGCTCGGCCCCAGGTACTGAAACCAAATGCAGCGAATGCTGCTGAAGCCAAGCCGGAGCAGAAACCTTCATCAACGGAGAGGATTCAAACCCAACCGGAGGAGAAATCCGCATCCGCCTTCAAGGAAACAGAAGCTATAAAAGCCGCGGTGAACCTGGTTCCCGAACGGAAGGATGCCGTTGATAAGACAACAATACCGGATAAAAAACAGGCCGAAACGCTTAAAAGCAAGCGTAACGACAGTAAACCACACGTGCAGAAGAAGCAGGTATCGGCAGCCAAATCCGGAAAGAAGTCCAAAAAAGCAAGCTCGTAA
- the eutA gene encoding ethanolamine ammonia-lyase reactivating factor EutA: MEEQLLSVGIDMGTSTTQLVLSKLHIQNMASSFSVPRLVITDKEVVYRSDICFTPVLEDNRIDMLKIQSFIQEQYEKAGICKDDIQTGAVIITGETARKENANEAVLSLSGFAGDFVVATAGPDLESIIAAKGAGAHTYSKEHSTSIVNIDIGGGTSNLALFDDGDLLDTGCLDIGGRLIKVDQSTHEITYIAPKIKQLAERRGFRLTIGQRVTPDDLQPIIGEMVKLLEESVGIRPPGDFYDTIVTNKGLKLDLPIPCISFSGGVADYIYHEATGDVFEFGDIGILLGRAIAASSLTQQLTVARSTETIRATVVGAGSHTTEISGSTITYTDESFPIKNIPILKLAAADESGSSEQLAKAIADKLEWFKLNSDLQRVAIAIEGKKNASFQEVQKYAQGLHKGMSELLEREYPLIVIVHYDLAKVLGQTLYRLLDYKKDVICIDSVQVDNGDYIDIGKPIADGKVLPVVIKTLVFH, from the coding sequence ATGGAAGAGCAGTTGCTCAGCGTTGGCATCGATATGGGAACTTCGACGACCCAGCTAGTGCTGTCGAAGCTTCATATTCAAAACATGGCTTCTTCGTTTTCGGTGCCGCGTCTGGTTATCACGGATAAAGAAGTCGTCTATCGAAGCGACATTTGCTTTACGCCCGTGCTGGAAGATAACCGGATCGATATGTTGAAGATTCAGTCCTTCATACAGGAGCAATACGAGAAGGCAGGTATCTGCAAGGACGATATTCAGACAGGAGCGGTCATCATCACGGGCGAGACTGCACGCAAAGAAAATGCCAATGAAGCGGTCTTGTCGCTTAGCGGCTTTGCCGGCGATTTCGTGGTCGCAACTGCAGGGCCGGATTTGGAGAGCATTATTGCCGCCAAAGGAGCAGGTGCCCATACGTATTCCAAAGAGCATTCCACTTCCATCGTCAACATCGACATTGGCGGCGGCACAAGCAATTTGGCATTATTCGACGATGGCGATCTGCTGGATACGGGCTGCCTGGATATTGGGGGGCGGTTGATCAAGGTGGATCAAAGTACGCATGAAATCACGTATATCGCGCCTAAGATCAAGCAACTTGCCGAGCGTAGGGGATTCCGTCTAACTATAGGTCAGCGGGTCACCCCGGATGATCTCCAGCCGATTATCGGCGAAATGGTCAAGCTGCTCGAAGAAAGCGTCGGCATCAGACCACCCGGAGACTTTTATGACACCATCGTCACAAACAAAGGCCTGAAGCTGGACCTTCCGATCCCATGCATTTCCTTCTCCGGAGGGGTTGCGGACTACATTTATCATGAAGCCACCGGAGACGTATTCGAATTCGGAGACATTGGTATTTTGCTTGGAAGAGCAATCGCCGCTTCCTCGCTTACCCAGCAGCTTACCGTTGCCCGTTCAACCGAAACCATCCGGGCAACCGTTGTCGGAGCTGGATCCCATACAACTGAGATCAGCGGGAGTACGATTACCTATACGGATGAAAGCTTCCCGATCAAAAATATACCGATCCTGAAGCTTGCTGCAGCCGACGAGTCGGGAAGCAGCGAGCAGTTGGCGAAAGCCATCGCCGACAAGCTGGAGTGGTTCAAGCTGAACAGTGATTTGCAGCGGGTGGCCATTGCGATTGAAGGAAAGAAAAATGCGAGCTTTCAGGAGGTTCAGAAATACGCCCAGGGTTTGCACAAAGGGATGTCTGAACTGCTGGAGCGGGAGTATCCGCTGATCGTAATTGTTCATTACGATCTGGCGAAGGTGTTGGGGCAAACCCTTTACAGGCTGCTGGATTACAAGAAAGATGTCATCTGCATCGACAGCGTACAGGTGGACAACGGCGATTATATCGACATCGGCAAGCCGATTGCGGATGGCAAGGTACTGCCTGTCGTTATTAAAACGCTTGTTTTTCACTAA
- a CDS encoding ANTAR domain-containing response regulator, which translates to MNGKIVIVDDEPITRMDIREMLEEADYNVVGEASDGFEAIELCKKHLPDLVIMDVQMPILDGLKAGKRILSEQLAGGIILLTAYSDKQTIEKASSVGALGYLVKPLDEKSFIPMVEVTIAKGKEIRKLEQDLSKLTQKMEERKAVEKAKGILMRENGYTEEEAYQTLRKLSMDRRCPMIEIASTIVISYD; encoded by the coding sequence ATGAATGGAAAAATTGTAATAGTCGATGACGAACCTATTACAAGAATGGATATTCGTGAGATGCTCGAGGAGGCGGACTACAATGTAGTAGGCGAAGCTTCCGATGGCTTTGAAGCTATCGAATTATGCAAGAAGCATCTGCCCGACCTCGTCATCATGGATGTTCAAATGCCCATTTTGGATGGGCTCAAGGCGGGTAAACGAATTCTTTCAGAGCAGCTGGCGGGCGGGATCATCCTTTTAACCGCCTACAGCGACAAACAGACGATTGAAAAAGCATCCTCTGTCGGTGCGCTTGGTTATCTGGTAAAGCCGCTTGATGAAAAGTCGTTCATTCCTATGGTGGAAGTGACGATAGCCAAAGGCAAGGAAATCCGGAAGCTGGAACAGGATCTCTCAAAGCTGACGCAGAAGATGGAAGAGCGCAAAGCGGTCGAGAAAGCAAAAGGCATATTAATGAGAGAAAACGGCTATACGGAAGAGGAAGCCTATCAAACCCTGCGCAAACTAAGCATGGATCGGCGATGTCCAATGATTGAAATTGCAAGCACCATCGTCATCTCCTATGATTGA
- the eutD gene encoding ethanolamine utilization phosphate acetyltransferase EutD — MDNQLVESIINEVVKRVQDETCFEIEASGKHVHLSRETIDALFGTGYQLTKAKDLSQPGQYACKERVTLIGPKGSLHNVVVLGPERKESQVEVSLTDSVVLGIPAPVRESGKLEGTPGIVVASGSNMIRLERGLIAAQRHIHVKAEDAEKYNVKNGEIVQVKVYGKRPLIFDDVLVRVSPNYETYMHIDYDEANACGFTKGTKGKILK, encoded by the coding sequence GTGGATAACCAACTGGTAGAGAGCATCATTAATGAAGTAGTCAAGCGGGTACAGGATGAAACCTGCTTCGAAATCGAAGCATCCGGCAAACATGTCCATTTGAGCCGGGAAACGATCGATGCCTTGTTCGGCACGGGATATCAACTGACGAAAGCCAAGGATCTTTCCCAGCCGGGGCAATATGCCTGCAAAGAACGCGTGACGCTGATCGGGCCAAAGGGCTCTTTGCATAATGTCGTCGTGCTTGGGCCGGAACGTAAAGAATCGCAAGTAGAGGTATCGCTCACGGATTCGGTCGTGCTCGGAATACCCGCGCCGGTGAGAGAAAGCGGCAAGCTTGAAGGAACCCCGGGAATCGTCGTCGCTTCCGGCAGCAATATGATTCGGCTGGAACGGGGACTTATCGCAGCACAGCGCCATATTCACGTTAAAGCGGAAGACGCGGAGAAATACAACGTGAAAAACGGTGAAATCGTACAGGTAAAAGTGTATGGCAAACGTCCGCTTATTTTTGACGATGTGTTGGTACGAGTGAGCCCGAACTATGAAACTTACATGCATATCGACTATGACGAAGCAAATGCATGCGGCTTTACGAAAGGCACGAAAGGGAAAATTTTGAAGTAG